A genomic window from Montipora capricornis isolate CH-2021 chromosome 8, ASM3666992v2, whole genome shotgun sequence includes:
- the LOC138059453 gene encoding uncharacterized protein isoform X2, with protein MRENMIPEKSDFPDNGKCMVFLHLMNGFVMPCPVDLHQALAEQILDMEDVCGQFPKDAYFVHGGKPIVQDKPFQEQGIVGDCNIKVLLRLRGGGGKEGAGEGEHSENAIQTNEAELQDLSAKLDNITDGKPEEIEVEVRALYSQINSLEDTYDKKKLLTKLTAVAIRGLQEDLQNLLKENGLSDMALQLVCDYTTRQIDLAKKLYQAEKYGTKQDEFYMVLSEKLLPKLETLGALVINDIEVEGQSSWVRKVIDRSPSLTKLRRMKYTDLDNLITGAIDDDRSVVENLFAEGTEIRKQCQRYGIGLKTAEKLEREGIESASDMSKEKLDEIIEEAGKEENPSTLKKMYFNESSERATERKVQDEKIKRNKKRIEEAKGLAQEARKITQEASEKSEKALQEKMKEIADKLSLPEGWDKQEKNDPNALLEQLNKEIKIASDSLAIPPYVTNEEIAAAASGGMALYGILFDDNNIEGFSESPPFPLLKKPEYVEWLSPALGFQVRFFKSTEQQASTKFYKTAKSSGLSIAASVTSRGWGFHASASGAHSSQSSRDTSTKKQRNTTHATVTQYICQPTKAFRVPLEDMELNYEARSHAKEIKDKESAENFFKMYGSHVPKGVHTLGGVFFRNLDVNTEREASVSEVMMAAGREFDTEVSAGYSGFGVSDGGSVKTKSFKISGSTDASSTKKVKFMSEMTVQVLGPPTTNPKMFSQLLQSNNATWYVIDRGDRAALVPVWELMPDLKKQAEILKEVWKESQDKFRDKYTYPFYPIKGKVYPVEEELLIDLASEGVPDQATEVIVYVTISMTLLTELRKSDIPKKVWMWSPVLESRPEVELIVSTNSPNGVIERKVYCRGAEQVQSCNSDNISLPVACKGDRIVRIFFKDKYQGFAVASVQIVGYYRT; from the exons ATGCG GGAAAACATGATTCCTGAAAAGTCAGATTTTCCTGACAATGGGAAGTGTATGGTGTTTTTACACCTTATGAATGGTTTTGTTATGCCCTGTCCAGTTGACCTTCATCAG GCGCTTGCCGAACAGATTCTTGATATGGAAGACGTTTGTGGCCAGTTTCCAAAGGATGCGTATTTCGTGCACGGAGGGAAACCA ATCGTTCAAGATAAACCATTTCAAGAACAGGGTATTGTTGGTGATTGCAATATTAAGGTGCTACTTCGCTTgcgaggaggaggaggaaaagAAGGCGCTGGAGAAGGAGAACACAGCGAGAATGCTATCCAAACAAATGAAGCTGAACTACAAG ATCTTAGCGCCAAACTCGACAACATTACTGATGGCAAGCCAGAGGAGATCGAAGTTGAAGTGAGAGCCCTGTATTCACAAATTAATTCCCTGGAAGATACATATGACAAGAAAAAGCTTTTAACTAAATTGACCGCCGTGGCAATAAGAGGACTACAGGAAGACTTGCAAAATCTTCTGAAAGAAAATGGCCTAAGTGACATGGCCTTACAACTTGTCTGTGATTATACAACGAGGCAAATTGACCTTGCCAAAAAGCTTTACCAGGCCGAGAAGTATGGAACGAAGCAAGATGAATTTTACATGGTGCTGTCTGAAAAACTTCTCCCAAAGCTTGAAACACTTGGCGCTCTTGTTATTAACGATATTGAAGTCGAAGGTCAGAGCAGCTGGGTTAGAAAAGTTATCGACAGAAGCCCCTCTCTAACTAAGCTTCGTAGGATGAAATATACCGATCTAGACAATTTAATAACAGGAGCAATTGATGACGACCGCTCTGTTGTGGAGAATTTGTTTGCAGAAGGAACTGAAATCCGAAAGCAATGTCAGCGGTATGGCATTGGACTTAAAACCGCAGAAAAGCTTGAGAGAGAAGGCATCGAATCGGCAAGTGACATgtcaaaagaaaaactggatGAAATAATTGAAGAGGCAGGCAAGGAAGAAAATCCCTCGACCttaaagaaaatgtattttaaCGAGAGTAGTGAGCGTGCCACAGAACGGAAGGTGCAAGACGAGAAGATAAAGCGAAATAAGAAAAGAATAGAAGAGGCAAAGGGGCTTGCTCAAGAAGCGCGTAAAATTACCCAAGAAGCTTCTGAGAAAAGCGAGAAGGCATTGCAGGAGAAAATGAAGGAAATTGCCGACAAGTTGAGTCTACCAGAAGGATGGGACAAACAGGAAAAGAATGATCCAAATGCCCTTTTGGAGCAGCTaaataaagaaatcaaaattGCATCAGATTCTCTGGCAATACCGCCTTATGTCACAAATGAAGAAATTGCTGCAGCGGCAAGCGGTGGAATGGCACTTTACGGTATCCTATTTGATGATAATAACATAGAAGGTTTCTCCGAAAGCCCACCGTTCCCGTTACTTAAGAAACCAGAATACGTGGAGTGGCTAAGCCCAGCTCTTGGATTTCAGGTACGGTTCTTCAAATCAACCGAACAGCAAGCATCTACCAAATTTTATAAAACCGCCAAATCTTCCGGTCTCAGCATAGCCGCTTCGGTTACAAGTAGAGGTTGGGGATTTCATGCTAGCGCATCTGGTGCTCATAGTAGTCAAAGCAGCCGAGACACTTCAACAAAGAAGCAGCGGAACACAACTCATGCAACTGTTACCCAGTACATTTGTCAACCAACCAAGGCTTTCCGCGTCCCTCTGGAAGACATGGAGTTGAACTATGAAGCTAGAAGTCACGCGAAAGAgataaaagacaaagaaagcgccgagaatttttttaaaatgtatgGATCACACGTGCCAAAGGGTGTTCACACTTTGGGTGGAGTATTCTTCCGAAACCTGGATGTGAACACTGAAAGAGAAGCAAGTGTATCAGAAGTAATGATGGCAGCAGGCAGGGAATTTGACACCGAGGTCTCAGCCGGTTACAGTGGTTTTGGAGTCTCTGATGGAGGCTCAGTGAAGACAAAGTCATTCAAAATAAGTGGTTCTACTGATGCTTCATCCACCAAGAAAGTAAAATTCATGTCTGAAATGACTGTGCAAGTGCTAGGACCACCAACTACAAACCCTAAAATGTTCAGTCAATTACTACAAAGCAACAATGCAACATGGTATGTGATTGATCGAGGAGATCGCGCTGCTCTTGTTCCAGTGTGGGAGCTGATGCCTGACCTGAAGAAACAAGCTGAAATTCTTAAAGAAGTGTGGAAAGAGAGTCAGGATAAATTCAGG GATAAATACACCTATCCATTCTACCCTATCAAAGGAAAAGTGTACCCTGTTGAAGAGGAATTGCTCATCGATTTGGCAAGTGAAGGAGTTCCTGACCAGGCCACTGAAGTCATTGTCTACGTCACAATTTCAATGACATTGCTTACTGAACTTCGCAAATCTGATATTCCCAAAAAAGTGTGGATGTGGTCACCTGTTTTAGAATCCCGACCTGAGGTTGAGCTGATTGTGAGCACCAACAGTCCTAACGGCGTGATTGAGAGAAAGGTCTATTGTCGTGGTGCTGAGCAGGTGCAGTCCTGCAATTCAgataacatttcacttcctgtTGCATGCAAGGGTGATAGAATCGTGCGAATCTTTTTCAAAGATAAATATCAGGGTTTTGCAGTGGCCTCTGTTCAAATTGTGGGTTATTACCGCACGTGA
- the LOC138059453 gene encoding uncharacterized protein isoform X1 has translation MGTSQRPAVSVEDWVPAQNHKTWENMIPEKSDFPDNGKCMVFLHLMNGFVMPCPVDLHQALAEQILDMEDVCGQFPKDAYFVHGGKPIVQDKPFQEQGIVGDCNIKVLLRLRGGGGKEGAGEGEHSENAIQTNEAELQDLSAKLDNITDGKPEEIEVEVRALYSQINSLEDTYDKKKLLTKLTAVAIRGLQEDLQNLLKENGLSDMALQLVCDYTTRQIDLAKKLYQAEKYGTKQDEFYMVLSEKLLPKLETLGALVINDIEVEGQSSWVRKVIDRSPSLTKLRRMKYTDLDNLITGAIDDDRSVVENLFAEGTEIRKQCQRYGIGLKTAEKLEREGIESASDMSKEKLDEIIEEAGKEENPSTLKKMYFNESSERATERKVQDEKIKRNKKRIEEAKGLAQEARKITQEASEKSEKALQEKMKEIADKLSLPEGWDKQEKNDPNALLEQLNKEIKIASDSLAIPPYVTNEEIAAAASGGMALYGILFDDNNIEGFSESPPFPLLKKPEYVEWLSPALGFQVRFFKSTEQQASTKFYKTAKSSGLSIAASVTSRGWGFHASASGAHSSQSSRDTSTKKQRNTTHATVTQYICQPTKAFRVPLEDMELNYEARSHAKEIKDKESAENFFKMYGSHVPKGVHTLGGVFFRNLDVNTEREASVSEVMMAAGREFDTEVSAGYSGFGVSDGGSVKTKSFKISGSTDASSTKKVKFMSEMTVQVLGPPTTNPKMFSQLLQSNNATWYVIDRGDRAALVPVWELMPDLKKQAEILKEVWKESQDKFRDKYTYPFYPIKGKVYPVEEELLIDLASEGVPDQATEVIVYVTISMTLLTELRKSDIPKKVWMWSPVLESRPEVELIVSTNSPNGVIERKVYCRGAEQVQSCNSDNISLPVACKGDRIVRIFFKDKYQGFAVASVQIVGYYRT, from the exons ATGGGAACTAGTCAGCGGCCAGCAGTATCAGTAGAGGATTGGGTACCAGCACAAAACCATAAGACTTG GGAAAACATGATTCCTGAAAAGTCAGATTTTCCTGACAATGGGAAGTGTATGGTGTTTTTACACCTTATGAATGGTTTTGTTATGCCCTGTCCAGTTGACCTTCATCAG GCGCTTGCCGAACAGATTCTTGATATGGAAGACGTTTGTGGCCAGTTTCCAAAGGATGCGTATTTCGTGCACGGAGGGAAACCA ATCGTTCAAGATAAACCATTTCAAGAACAGGGTATTGTTGGTGATTGCAATATTAAGGTGCTACTTCGCTTgcgaggaggaggaggaaaagAAGGCGCTGGAGAAGGAGAACACAGCGAGAATGCTATCCAAACAAATGAAGCTGAACTACAAG ATCTTAGCGCCAAACTCGACAACATTACTGATGGCAAGCCAGAGGAGATCGAAGTTGAAGTGAGAGCCCTGTATTCACAAATTAATTCCCTGGAAGATACATATGACAAGAAAAAGCTTTTAACTAAATTGACCGCCGTGGCAATAAGAGGACTACAGGAAGACTTGCAAAATCTTCTGAAAGAAAATGGCCTAAGTGACATGGCCTTACAACTTGTCTGTGATTATACAACGAGGCAAATTGACCTTGCCAAAAAGCTTTACCAGGCCGAGAAGTATGGAACGAAGCAAGATGAATTTTACATGGTGCTGTCTGAAAAACTTCTCCCAAAGCTTGAAACACTTGGCGCTCTTGTTATTAACGATATTGAAGTCGAAGGTCAGAGCAGCTGGGTTAGAAAAGTTATCGACAGAAGCCCCTCTCTAACTAAGCTTCGTAGGATGAAATATACCGATCTAGACAATTTAATAACAGGAGCAATTGATGACGACCGCTCTGTTGTGGAGAATTTGTTTGCAGAAGGAACTGAAATCCGAAAGCAATGTCAGCGGTATGGCATTGGACTTAAAACCGCAGAAAAGCTTGAGAGAGAAGGCATCGAATCGGCAAGTGACATgtcaaaagaaaaactggatGAAATAATTGAAGAGGCAGGCAAGGAAGAAAATCCCTCGACCttaaagaaaatgtattttaaCGAGAGTAGTGAGCGTGCCACAGAACGGAAGGTGCAAGACGAGAAGATAAAGCGAAATAAGAAAAGAATAGAAGAGGCAAAGGGGCTTGCTCAAGAAGCGCGTAAAATTACCCAAGAAGCTTCTGAGAAAAGCGAGAAGGCATTGCAGGAGAAAATGAAGGAAATTGCCGACAAGTTGAGTCTACCAGAAGGATGGGACAAACAGGAAAAGAATGATCCAAATGCCCTTTTGGAGCAGCTaaataaagaaatcaaaattGCATCAGATTCTCTGGCAATACCGCCTTATGTCACAAATGAAGAAATTGCTGCAGCGGCAAGCGGTGGAATGGCACTTTACGGTATCCTATTTGATGATAATAACATAGAAGGTTTCTCCGAAAGCCCACCGTTCCCGTTACTTAAGAAACCAGAATACGTGGAGTGGCTAAGCCCAGCTCTTGGATTTCAGGTACGGTTCTTCAAATCAACCGAACAGCAAGCATCTACCAAATTTTATAAAACCGCCAAATCTTCCGGTCTCAGCATAGCCGCTTCGGTTACAAGTAGAGGTTGGGGATTTCATGCTAGCGCATCTGGTGCTCATAGTAGTCAAAGCAGCCGAGACACTTCAACAAAGAAGCAGCGGAACACAACTCATGCAACTGTTACCCAGTACATTTGTCAACCAACCAAGGCTTTCCGCGTCCCTCTGGAAGACATGGAGTTGAACTATGAAGCTAGAAGTCACGCGAAAGAgataaaagacaaagaaagcgccgagaatttttttaaaatgtatgGATCACACGTGCCAAAGGGTGTTCACACTTTGGGTGGAGTATTCTTCCGAAACCTGGATGTGAACACTGAAAGAGAAGCAAGTGTATCAGAAGTAATGATGGCAGCAGGCAGGGAATTTGACACCGAGGTCTCAGCCGGTTACAGTGGTTTTGGAGTCTCTGATGGAGGCTCAGTGAAGACAAAGTCATTCAAAATAAGTGGTTCTACTGATGCTTCATCCACCAAGAAAGTAAAATTCATGTCTGAAATGACTGTGCAAGTGCTAGGACCACCAACTACAAACCCTAAAATGTTCAGTCAATTACTACAAAGCAACAATGCAACATGGTATGTGATTGATCGAGGAGATCGCGCTGCTCTTGTTCCAGTGTGGGAGCTGATGCCTGACCTGAAGAAACAAGCTGAAATTCTTAAAGAAGTGTGGAAAGAGAGTCAGGATAAATTCAGG GATAAATACACCTATCCATTCTACCCTATCAAAGGAAAAGTGTACCCTGTTGAAGAGGAATTGCTCATCGATTTGGCAAGTGAAGGAGTTCCTGACCAGGCCACTGAAGTCATTGTCTACGTCACAATTTCAATGACATTGCTTACTGAACTTCGCAAATCTGATATTCCCAAAAAAGTGTGGATGTGGTCACCTGTTTTAGAATCCCGACCTGAGGTTGAGCTGATTGTGAGCACCAACAGTCCTAACGGCGTGATTGAGAGAAAGGTCTATTGTCGTGGTGCTGAGCAGGTGCAGTCCTGCAATTCAgataacatttcacttcctgtTGCATGCAAGGGTGATAGAATCGTGCGAATCTTTTTCAAAGATAAATATCAGGGTTTTGCAGTGGCCTCTGTTCAAATTGTGGGTTATTACCGCACGTGA
- the LOC138059453 gene encoding uncharacterized protein isoform X3 produces the protein MIPEKSDFPDNGKCMVFLHLMNGFVMPCPVDLHQALAEQILDMEDVCGQFPKDAYFVHGGKPIVQDKPFQEQGIVGDCNIKVLLRLRGGGGKEGAGEGEHSENAIQTNEAELQDLSAKLDNITDGKPEEIEVEVRALYSQINSLEDTYDKKKLLTKLTAVAIRGLQEDLQNLLKENGLSDMALQLVCDYTTRQIDLAKKLYQAEKYGTKQDEFYMVLSEKLLPKLETLGALVINDIEVEGQSSWVRKVIDRSPSLTKLRRMKYTDLDNLITGAIDDDRSVVENLFAEGTEIRKQCQRYGIGLKTAEKLEREGIESASDMSKEKLDEIIEEAGKEENPSTLKKMYFNESSERATERKVQDEKIKRNKKRIEEAKGLAQEARKITQEASEKSEKALQEKMKEIADKLSLPEGWDKQEKNDPNALLEQLNKEIKIASDSLAIPPYVTNEEIAAAASGGMALYGILFDDNNIEGFSESPPFPLLKKPEYVEWLSPALGFQVRFFKSTEQQASTKFYKTAKSSGLSIAASVTSRGWGFHASASGAHSSQSSRDTSTKKQRNTTHATVTQYICQPTKAFRVPLEDMELNYEARSHAKEIKDKESAENFFKMYGSHVPKGVHTLGGVFFRNLDVNTEREASVSEVMMAAGREFDTEVSAGYSGFGVSDGGSVKTKSFKISGSTDASSTKKVKFMSEMTVQVLGPPTTNPKMFSQLLQSNNATWYVIDRGDRAALVPVWELMPDLKKQAEILKEVWKESQDKFRDKYTYPFYPIKGKVYPVEEELLIDLASEGVPDQATEVIVYVTISMTLLTELRKSDIPKKVWMWSPVLESRPEVELIVSTNSPNGVIERKVYCRGAEQVQSCNSDNISLPVACKGDRIVRIFFKDKYQGFAVASVQIVGYYRT, from the exons ATGATTCCTGAAAAGTCAGATTTTCCTGACAATGGGAAGTGTATGGTGTTTTTACACCTTATGAATGGTTTTGTTATGCCCTGTCCAGTTGACCTTCATCAG GCGCTTGCCGAACAGATTCTTGATATGGAAGACGTTTGTGGCCAGTTTCCAAAGGATGCGTATTTCGTGCACGGAGGGAAACCA ATCGTTCAAGATAAACCATTTCAAGAACAGGGTATTGTTGGTGATTGCAATATTAAGGTGCTACTTCGCTTgcgaggaggaggaggaaaagAAGGCGCTGGAGAAGGAGAACACAGCGAGAATGCTATCCAAACAAATGAAGCTGAACTACAAG ATCTTAGCGCCAAACTCGACAACATTACTGATGGCAAGCCAGAGGAGATCGAAGTTGAAGTGAGAGCCCTGTATTCACAAATTAATTCCCTGGAAGATACATATGACAAGAAAAAGCTTTTAACTAAATTGACCGCCGTGGCAATAAGAGGACTACAGGAAGACTTGCAAAATCTTCTGAAAGAAAATGGCCTAAGTGACATGGCCTTACAACTTGTCTGTGATTATACAACGAGGCAAATTGACCTTGCCAAAAAGCTTTACCAGGCCGAGAAGTATGGAACGAAGCAAGATGAATTTTACATGGTGCTGTCTGAAAAACTTCTCCCAAAGCTTGAAACACTTGGCGCTCTTGTTATTAACGATATTGAAGTCGAAGGTCAGAGCAGCTGGGTTAGAAAAGTTATCGACAGAAGCCCCTCTCTAACTAAGCTTCGTAGGATGAAATATACCGATCTAGACAATTTAATAACAGGAGCAATTGATGACGACCGCTCTGTTGTGGAGAATTTGTTTGCAGAAGGAACTGAAATCCGAAAGCAATGTCAGCGGTATGGCATTGGACTTAAAACCGCAGAAAAGCTTGAGAGAGAAGGCATCGAATCGGCAAGTGACATgtcaaaagaaaaactggatGAAATAATTGAAGAGGCAGGCAAGGAAGAAAATCCCTCGACCttaaagaaaatgtattttaaCGAGAGTAGTGAGCGTGCCACAGAACGGAAGGTGCAAGACGAGAAGATAAAGCGAAATAAGAAAAGAATAGAAGAGGCAAAGGGGCTTGCTCAAGAAGCGCGTAAAATTACCCAAGAAGCTTCTGAGAAAAGCGAGAAGGCATTGCAGGAGAAAATGAAGGAAATTGCCGACAAGTTGAGTCTACCAGAAGGATGGGACAAACAGGAAAAGAATGATCCAAATGCCCTTTTGGAGCAGCTaaataaagaaatcaaaattGCATCAGATTCTCTGGCAATACCGCCTTATGTCACAAATGAAGAAATTGCTGCAGCGGCAAGCGGTGGAATGGCACTTTACGGTATCCTATTTGATGATAATAACATAGAAGGTTTCTCCGAAAGCCCACCGTTCCCGTTACTTAAGAAACCAGAATACGTGGAGTGGCTAAGCCCAGCTCTTGGATTTCAGGTACGGTTCTTCAAATCAACCGAACAGCAAGCATCTACCAAATTTTATAAAACCGCCAAATCTTCCGGTCTCAGCATAGCCGCTTCGGTTACAAGTAGAGGTTGGGGATTTCATGCTAGCGCATCTGGTGCTCATAGTAGTCAAAGCAGCCGAGACACTTCAACAAAGAAGCAGCGGAACACAACTCATGCAACTGTTACCCAGTACATTTGTCAACCAACCAAGGCTTTCCGCGTCCCTCTGGAAGACATGGAGTTGAACTATGAAGCTAGAAGTCACGCGAAAGAgataaaagacaaagaaagcgccgagaatttttttaaaatgtatgGATCACACGTGCCAAAGGGTGTTCACACTTTGGGTGGAGTATTCTTCCGAAACCTGGATGTGAACACTGAAAGAGAAGCAAGTGTATCAGAAGTAATGATGGCAGCAGGCAGGGAATTTGACACCGAGGTCTCAGCCGGTTACAGTGGTTTTGGAGTCTCTGATGGAGGCTCAGTGAAGACAAAGTCATTCAAAATAAGTGGTTCTACTGATGCTTCATCCACCAAGAAAGTAAAATTCATGTCTGAAATGACTGTGCAAGTGCTAGGACCACCAACTACAAACCCTAAAATGTTCAGTCAATTACTACAAAGCAACAATGCAACATGGTATGTGATTGATCGAGGAGATCGCGCTGCTCTTGTTCCAGTGTGGGAGCTGATGCCTGACCTGAAGAAACAAGCTGAAATTCTTAAAGAAGTGTGGAAAGAGAGTCAGGATAAATTCAGG GATAAATACACCTATCCATTCTACCCTATCAAAGGAAAAGTGTACCCTGTTGAAGAGGAATTGCTCATCGATTTGGCAAGTGAAGGAGTTCCTGACCAGGCCACTGAAGTCATTGTCTACGTCACAATTTCAATGACATTGCTTACTGAACTTCGCAAATCTGATATTCCCAAAAAAGTGTGGATGTGGTCACCTGTTTTAGAATCCCGACCTGAGGTTGAGCTGATTGTGAGCACCAACAGTCCTAACGGCGTGATTGAGAGAAAGGTCTATTGTCGTGGTGCTGAGCAGGTGCAGTCCTGCAATTCAgataacatttcacttcctgtTGCATGCAAGGGTGATAGAATCGTGCGAATCTTTTTCAAAGATAAATATCAGGGTTTTGCAGTGGCCTCTGTTCAAATTGTGGGTTATTACCGCACGTGA